The Jannaschia sp. M317 DNA segment ACCAAGACGCGGGCTTTTTCGAACCGCCGGCCGTTCTGGACGATCCGCTGCCGATCCAGCGGGTCCCGCTGGACCAGGCCGAAGGGATCGTCTGCACCGGCCCGCTGGACCCGCTGGCCGACCCAGCGGTCATGCGCCCCGAGTTCCTGGCCGCCAAGACGCGAGGCCTGAAACTGCTTTGCGCCAACCCCGACATCGTCGTCGACCGTGGCGGCGTGCGGGAATGGTGCGCGGGCGCTTTGGCGGGTCTTTATGCGGATATGGGCGGCGAGAGCCTGTACTTCGGCAAGCCGCACCCCCCGATCTACGACCTGGCGCGGCGGCGGCTGGCCAAGCTGGCCGACGTGTCCGACAGCGCGATCCTGGCCATCGGGGATGGCCCAGTGACGGACGCCGCCGGGGCGATGGGCGAGGATCTGGACCTGCTGTTCATTTCCGGCGGACTGGGTGCCGAGGAAACGGCAACGCCGCCGCTGGGCAACCCCGACCCGGCAAAATTGCAGGCCTATCTGGCCGAGACAGGGGTGGTTCCGACTTATACCATCGGATCGTTGCGGTAATTTTATCACCCCGGGGTTCCATCTGGGGACTTTTTATTACCATACGACTTGCCGCAATGCGGCATTGGTGCTATCTGGCGGCAGGAGCAGACCTTTGAAAAGGTCTGCGTCAAATCCTTGCAAGGATTTGAGACCCGCATCGAAAGGGACGCGCCATGTTGGACAATATGCACCGGGGCACGATCTGTATCGAGGACATCGAAATCGGCATGTCCCGGTCCCTGCGCAAGGTCGTGACCGACCGCGATATCGAAATGTTCGCAGAGATCTCGACCGACCGGAACCCTGTGCATCTGGATGACGACTACGCCCGCGACACCATCTTCGAGGGCCGCATCGCCCACGGCATGCTGACCGCGGGTCTGATCTCGGCGGTGATCGGCGAACAGCTGCCGGGCCACGGCACCGTCTACCTGGGGCAGTCGCTGAAATTCCTGGCCCCCGTGCGCCCCGGCGACATGGTCGAGGCCGTCGTGACCGTCATCGATATGGATATCGCCAAGCGCAAGGTGACGATGGAAACCCATTGCGCCATCGACGGCAAGAAGGTCCTGAAGGGCGAGGCCGTGGTGCTGGCGCCATCGCGCAAGTTCGACTGACCCGCCCGCCGCCGTCGCCGCGATTGCATATTTGAGAAACAAGGAAAGCGGGGCGCTTGCGCCCCCTGCTGCGGCGGGCTAGCCCCTGCCGCATGCGGATATTTCGCCACCATATGGGCCTGCCCCAGGACGCGCGCGGGGCCGCCGCCGCCATCGGTAACTTCGACGGGGTGCACCGGGGCCATCAACATGTGATCGACCTGGCCCGCGGCAGCGCGCCGCTGGCGGTCGTCACCTTTGAGCCGCACCCGCGCGAGGTGTTTGCCCCCGACGCCCCGCCCTTTCGGCTGATGTCGCCCGAGGCGCGCGCCCGACGGCTGGAGAAGCTGGGTGTTGATCTGCTGTTCGAACTGCCCTTCCCGGAGATTGCGCCACTCAGCGCAGAGGCCTTCATGGCCGATGTTCTGGCAGACAGCCTGGGCCTGACGCAGGTGGTCGTCGGGACGGACTTCCGATTTGGCAAGGGCCGGGCGGGGGATCTGTCGACCCTGACGGAGGGCGGCGCGCGGCTGGGGTTCAGGGTCACGCCCGCGCCTCTTCTGGGGTCCGCAGCGCCGGTGTCCTCTACCGCGATCCGCCGGGCGCTCAGCGCGGGCAATCCGCGCGAGGCGGCGGGGATGCTGGGGCATTGGCACCGGATCGACGGGCCAGTCCAGCATGGCGAAAAACGTGGCCGGACGCTGGGCTATCCCACGGCGAACATGGGTCTGTCCGGGCTGCACCTGCCGAAACTGGGGGTTTATGCCGTCCTCGTGGATGTGGCCGATGGCCCCCACGCAGGCAGCTACCACGGCGTCGCCTCGCTGGGCGTGCGCCCGATGTTCGGAGGGAACACCCCCAACCTGGAGACGTTTCTGTTCGATTTCGAAGGCGACCTTTATGGCACGACCCTGTCCGTCGGGCTGGTTGAATTCCTGCGGCCCGAGATGACCTTTGACGGCCTTGGCCCGCTGATTGCCCAGATGGACGCCGACAGCGCCCGCGCCCGCGCGATACTGGCCGATGTCTGAAGACCCGATCGACCGCACCGGCCTGCGCCCCCGGTTCTGGGAACGCGGCCTGGACCGGCTAAGCCAGCCGGAGTGGGAGGCGCTCTGCGATGGGTGCGGCAAATGCTGTCTCAACAAGCTGGAGGACGAGGACACCGGCGAGGTCGCCCTGACCCGCATCGCCTGTCGTCTGTTCGACGATTCCACCTGCCGCTGCGCGAACTACGCCGACCGGCTGTCATTCGTGCCCGAATGCGTGGTTCTGTCGCCCAGGACCCTGCCAGATGTCGTCTATTTCTTCCCCGAGACCTGCGCCTATCGCCGCCTGCACGAGGGTCGCGATCTGCCCGCATGGCACCCTCTGCTGACCGGCGACCCGATGTCGCCGCATCTGGCCGGCGCCTCCTTGATGGACGAAACCCTGTCGGAGGCCGAAATCGGCGAGGCGGATTGGGAGGATTTCGTGATCGAAGAGCCGACCGGAGGGGCCTGAGCCGATGAATCTGAACTTTGCATCCGACAACACCGGACCCATGGCGCAGCCGGTGCTGGACGCCATCGTGACGGCCAATGCAGGCGCGGCCATGCCCTATGGCAACGATATCTGGATGCCGCAGGTCCGCGACCGGATCCGGGCGCTGTTCGCCTGGCCCGGGGCAGAGGTTCTGCTGGTCACCAGTGGCACGGCGGCGAACGCGCTGGCCCTGTCGGCCCTGGTCCCGCCCTATGGTGCTATCTTTGCCCACAAGACCGCCCATATCGAAGTCGACGAATGCGGCGCGCCAGAGTTCTTTACCGGCGGCGCAAAGCTGATCCTGATCGAGGGGGCCGATGGACGCATGGACCCCTTGGCCCTGACCAAGGCCATCGCCCGGCTGGGCACCGGCAACGTCCACGGCGTGCAGCCCGGTGCGCTGAGCCTGACCAACGTGACCGAGGCCGGAACGCTCTATTCCCTGGCCCAGATGGCAGAGCTGACAGGCGCGGCGCGGGCGGCGGGGCTGCCCAGCCATCTGGATGGTGCGCGCTTTGCCAATGCCTGTGCGGCGCTTGGATGTACGGCGGCAGAGATGGCGGCGGGTTTTGACATCGTCAGCTTCGGCGGCACCAAGAACGGCTGCATGGGGGTGGAGGCCGTGGTGCTG contains these protein-coding regions:
- a CDS encoding beta-eliminating lyase-related protein; the encoded protein is MNLNFASDNTGPMAQPVLDAIVTANAGAAMPYGNDIWMPQVRDRIRALFAWPGAEVLLVTSGTAANALALSALVPPYGAIFAHKTAHIEVDECGAPEFFTGGAKLILIEGADGRMDPLALTKAIARLGTGNVHGVQPGALSLTNVTEAGTLYSLAQMAELTGAARAAGLPSHLDGARFANACAALGCTAAEMAAGFDIVSFGGTKNGCMGVEAVVLRDPARAWELALRRKRAGHLWSKHRFLSAQMLAYLQDELWLETARAANAAGQRLARGLRAMGAEIVHPPEANMIFARFDRATHDRARAQAQYGLEDDADRPLCRMVCDFTKTDAEVDRLLTLLS
- a CDS encoding MaoC family dehydratase, whose protein sequence is MLDNMHRGTICIEDIEIGMSRSLRKVVTDRDIEMFAEISTDRNPVHLDDDYARDTIFEGRIAHGMLTAGLISAVIGEQLPGHGTVYLGQSLKFLAPVRPGDMVEAVVTVIDMDIAKRKVTMETHCAIDGKKVLKGEAVVLAPSRKFD
- a CDS encoding bifunctional riboflavin kinase/FAD synthetase — translated: MRIFRHHMGLPQDARGAAAAIGNFDGVHRGHQHVIDLARGSAPLAVVTFEPHPREVFAPDAPPFRLMSPEARARRLEKLGVDLLFELPFPEIAPLSAEAFMADVLADSLGLTQVVVGTDFRFGKGRAGDLSTLTEGGARLGFRVTPAPLLGSAAPVSSTAIRRALSAGNPREAAGMLGHWHRIDGPVQHGEKRGRTLGYPTANMGLSGLHLPKLGVYAVLVDVADGPHAGSYHGVASLGVRPMFGGNTPNLETFLFDFEGDLYGTTLSVGLVEFLRPEMTFDGLGPLIAQMDADSARARAILADV
- a CDS encoding HAD family hydrolase; its protein translation is MQIIHALSEVSARYDALFVDLWGCVHDGVRVYPGANEALAAYRATGGKVIFVTNSPRPRAGVAVQLEQFGVAKDAYDDIATSGDSARVAMYRGAVGTKIWHLGPDQDAGFFEPPAVLDDPLPIQRVPLDQAEGIVCTGPLDPLADPAVMRPEFLAAKTRGLKLLCANPDIVVDRGGVREWCAGALAGLYADMGGESLYFGKPHPPIYDLARRRLAKLADVSDSAILAIGDGPVTDAAGAMGEDLDLLFISGGLGAEETATPPLGNPDPAKLQAYLAETGVVPTYTIGSLR
- a CDS encoding YcgN family cysteine cluster protein, yielding MSEDPIDRTGLRPRFWERGLDRLSQPEWEALCDGCGKCCLNKLEDEDTGEVALTRIACRLFDDSTCRCANYADRLSFVPECVVLSPRTLPDVVYFFPETCAYRRLHEGRDLPAWHPLLTGDPMSPHLAGASLMDETLSEAEIGEADWEDFVIEEPTGGA